Proteins co-encoded in one Desulfitobacterium hafniense DCB-2 genomic window:
- the aroF gene encoding 3-deoxy-7-phosphoheptulonate synthase, with translation MIIVLKRGAGEAEVQEINERLSQEGFKIHLSQGVEKIIIGAVGDRSRLKALDLEALPWVEKVVPILAPYKLVSREFQSGNTIIKIGDYEIGGEEIHVMAGPCSVESRAQIIETAHAVKEAGATFLRGGAFKPRTSPYAFQGLEEEGLKLLAEAREETGLLVITEVVDVRDVELVAHYADILQIGARNMQNFFLLKEVAKTNKPILLKRGPSATLEEWMMAAEYIMDGGNYQVMFCERGIRTFETYTRNTLDLSMVPALQSLSHLPVIVDPSHGTGRWNLVPPMAKAAVAAGADGIIVEVHPQPEKAVSDGKQSLTPDNFASMMAELEILAQALGRPVKGARR, from the coding sequence ATGATTATCGTATTAAAGCGTGGAGCCGGTGAGGCAGAGGTTCAGGAAATCAATGAGCGTTTAAGCCAGGAAGGATTCAAAATTCACCTCTCCCAAGGGGTGGAGAAGATCATCATCGGTGCTGTAGGGGATCGCTCACGGCTGAAAGCCCTGGATCTGGAAGCCCTGCCTTGGGTAGAGAAAGTGGTTCCGATTCTGGCGCCGTACAAACTTGTCAGCCGTGAATTTCAGAGTGGGAATACCATTATCAAGATCGGCGATTATGAGATCGGCGGCGAAGAAATTCACGTGATGGCGGGACCCTGCAGTGTGGAAAGCCGGGCCCAGATTATCGAGACTGCCCATGCTGTTAAAGAAGCAGGAGCTACCTTCTTGAGGGGGGGAGCCTTCAAACCCCGTACTTCCCCGTATGCTTTTCAGGGCTTGGAAGAGGAGGGCTTAAAGCTTCTTGCCGAGGCCAGGGAGGAGACAGGATTGCTGGTTATAACCGAAGTAGTGGATGTGCGGGATGTGGAACTTGTAGCCCATTACGCAGATATCCTGCAAATCGGGGCCCGCAATATGCAGAACTTCTTCCTCCTGAAAGAAGTAGCCAAAACCAATAAACCCATTCTCTTAAAACGAGGACCCTCGGCAACTCTTGAAGAATGGATGATGGCCGCCGAGTACATTATGGATGGCGGCAACTACCAGGTCATGTTCTGTGAACGGGGAATTCGTACTTTTGAAACCTATACCCGGAATACCCTGGATTTAAGCATGGTTCCCGCTCTTCAATCCCTTTCCCATCTGCCGGTTATTGTCGATCCCAGTCACGGAACCGGTCGCTGGAACCTGGTGCCTCCCATGGCCAAAGCGGCGGTAGCAGCCGGAGCGGACGGTATCATTGTTGAGGTGCATCCCCAACCGGAGAAAGCCGTATCCGACGGCAAGCAGTCCTTAACTCCGGATAATTTTGCCTCGATGATGGCAGAGCTGGAGATTCTGGCTCAGGCACTGGGCAGACCGGTGAAAGGGGCTCGCCGGTGA
- the aroA gene encoding 3-phosphoshikimate 1-carboxyvinyltransferase, translating to MQINNESKGIRINPMGRIQGEIEVPGDKSISHRAALFGGMAQGETHITNFLLGQDCLSTLACLKTLGVEWERRDAEVWIRGRGFENWHEPQDILDVGNSGTTMRLMLGVLAGCPFSATLTGDSSIRSRPMARVTLPLQEMGARILGRQEGKYAPLTIQGGLLQGIQFRSPVASAQVKSAILLAGLRAKGETMVTEPCLSRDHTERMLRGFGVDLKSEGRTAKVRGGAALSGQEVAVPGDISSAAFFLVLGTLIPQGELLIKNVGMNPTRTGILDALWQMGADIQVEEEREECGEPRANLRVRPAQLHGIEIQGEMIPKLIDEVPVLAVAASLAQGETVIRDAAELRVKETDRIQTVVQGLQALGANAQELPDGLRIQGAKSLRGGAAHSHGDHRLAMAWVVAGLLAEEGISLQGIEAAEVSFPNFLELIHEIAES from the coding sequence ATGCAAATAAATAATGAGTCTAAAGGAATACGGATTAATCCTATGGGGCGGATTCAAGGTGAAATAGAGGTCCCTGGAGATAAGTCCATATCCCACCGGGCTGCTTTGTTCGGCGGGATGGCTCAGGGTGAAACCCATATTACCAATTTTTTGCTGGGACAGGACTGCTTAAGTACGCTGGCATGTCTGAAGACACTGGGTGTGGAATGGGAACGACGGGATGCGGAAGTCTGGATCAGAGGCCGGGGCTTTGAGAATTGGCATGAGCCCCAGGATATTTTGGATGTGGGGAATTCCGGAACCACCATGAGGCTCATGCTGGGTGTTTTAGCAGGCTGTCCCTTCAGCGCGACCTTAACCGGGGATTCTTCCATCAGGTCCCGGCCCATGGCCCGGGTAACCCTTCCTTTGCAGGAGATGGGGGCTCGCATCCTCGGCCGGCAGGAGGGAAAATATGCCCCCTTGACCATTCAAGGCGGCCTCTTACAGGGGATTCAATTCCGTTCACCTGTGGCTTCCGCTCAGGTCAAGTCTGCCATTCTTCTGGCCGGGTTAAGAGCAAAAGGGGAGACTATGGTCACAGAACCTTGTCTTTCCCGGGATCATACGGAACGAATGCTGAGGGGCTTTGGTGTGGATCTGAAGAGTGAAGGGCGCACCGCCAAGGTAAGGGGAGGAGCCGCCTTATCCGGGCAAGAGGTAGCGGTGCCGGGGGATATTTCCTCTGCAGCCTTTTTCCTGGTCCTGGGAACCCTCATTCCCCAAGGAGAACTTCTGATTAAGAATGTGGGGATGAATCCTACCCGAACAGGGATCCTGGACGCTCTTTGGCAAATGGGGGCAGATATCCAGGTAGAAGAGGAACGGGAAGAATGCGGTGAACCCCGGGCCAATCTGCGCGTACGGCCGGCCCAGCTCCATGGCATAGAGATCCAAGGCGAAATGATCCCCAAGCTCATCGATGAAGTTCCAGTTCTGGCCGTGGCGGCCAGCCTTGCCCAAGGTGAAACCGTGATTCGTGATGCTGCTGAGCTCCGGGTCAAAGAGACGGACCGGATACAGACGGTCGTCCAGGGCCTGCAGGCTCTGGGTGCCAACGCTCAGGAGCTTCCCGACGGCTTGCGGATTCAAGGGGCTAAAAGCTTGCGCGGGGGAGCCGCTCATAGTCATGGTGATCATCGCCTGGCCATGGCTTGGGTGGTGGCAGGCCTGCTTGCCGAGGAAGGGATAAGTCTGCAAGGCATCGAAGCAGCAGAGGTTTCCTTCCCTAACTTTCTGGAACTGATCCATGAGATAGCTGAATCGTAA
- a CDS encoding prephenate dehydrogenase: MEKGREIILSGGWTGQRQPRACVIGLGLIGGSWAGALAGQGWSVCAVECHEESLKEAKVREWIKEGWQEIPESLDVDLVILATPVSLLAESFARAVGCVSAGSLITDVGSVKIDICRAANQMNSVYFIGGHPMTGSEQQGFQAAKPNLFQGYPYVITPPPSCPQEMVEKFSQLVQRLGARIVSREAEDHDDEVALISHLPHVLSLALALTAAEGNLRGKPLEIAGRSFREITRLVDSSPEMWRDILFSNASAILRSLDIWEEKVKEIREIIAGADGEEMLKVFARAQGARSQMLNRRESDANK; encoded by the coding sequence ATGGAAAAAGGTCGGGAAATTATTTTGTCCGGAGGATGGACAGGGCAAAGGCAGCCCCGTGCTTGTGTCATCGGCCTCGGCCTGATTGGAGGGTCCTGGGCAGGTGCGCTGGCAGGGCAGGGGTGGTCTGTCTGCGCTGTAGAATGCCATGAAGAAAGTCTGAAAGAAGCAAAAGTTCGGGAATGGATCAAAGAGGGCTGGCAGGAGATACCGGAGAGCCTTGATGTGGATCTGGTTATCCTGGCGACGCCTGTTTCCCTGCTGGCAGAAAGTTTTGCCCGGGCCGTCGGTTGTGTGTCTGCCGGCAGCCTTATCACCGATGTAGGAAGTGTAAAAATAGACATATGCCGGGCAGCCAATCAGATGAATTCGGTCTATTTTATTGGGGGCCACCCCATGACAGGATCAGAGCAGCAGGGATTTCAAGCGGCTAAACCGAATTTATTCCAGGGCTATCCTTATGTGATTACTCCTCCCCCCTCTTGTCCTCAGGAGATGGTGGAAAAGTTTTCTCAATTGGTCCAGAGGCTTGGGGCAAGAATCGTCTCGCGGGAAGCTGAGGATCACGATGATGAAGTGGCCTTGATCAGTCACCTGCCTCATGTGCTGTCCCTTGCCCTGGCCTTAACTGCAGCAGAAGGGAATTTAAGAGGGAAACCCCTTGAAATAGCCGGTCGGAGCTTCCGGGAAATTACCCGGCTGGTGGATAGTTCGCCGGAAATGTGGCGGGATATATTGTTTTCCAACGCCTCGGCAATTCTCCGCTCCCTGGATATCTGGGAAGAAAAGGTTAAGGAGATTCGGGAGATCATCGCGGGCGCTGATGGCGAAGAGATGCTTAAAGTGTTTGCGAGGGCTCAAGGGGCCAGGAGTCAAATGCTGAACCGGAGGGAATCAGATGCAAATAAATAA